Part of the Microcoleus sp. AS-A8 genome, CAATTGCTCATTGATCGTCCTTAATTGGGCCGTGCGCTCCTCAACTCGGATTTCCAGCTCTTGTTTAGCTTGTTTTATAGCTTCCTCTGCAATCTTACGCTCAGTAATGTCTTTCGCGAAGCAGTGATGACCGATAAATTGGTGTCGCGAATCATAAGCGGCAACCATCACCACTTGCTTGTAAAAGTTAGAACCATCTTTGCGTACAGCCCTTGCTTCTACTTCCGCCTTACCAGTTTTGAGCATTTGTTGATAGACATCGATCAACTTTGGCACATCGTCAGGATGGACCGTTTGCTGCCATGCCATACCAATCATTTCTTCAGGTTGGTAACCCAGTGTACTGGCATACGCTTTGTTTACAGTGATGTAGCGCCCTTGGGTATCCAGCCGCGAAATCCCCTCCACAGCGTTTTCTAGAGCCGTGTTTAATTGACGCAGTTCTTCCTCTGCCTGCTTGCGAACCGTGATATCCCGCGTGATTGCTAAGTGTATCAGTGTTCCATCTGATTCACTGGGCAGAGGGACAGCATGAGTTTCCATCCAGCGACGGGTACCTTGCAATCCAATAATCTCGAATTCAAGGCTACCCCTGTTGCCCTGGCAAACACTCTCATTGAGAGCAATAAACGCCTCTCTATGCTCTGGCGTAATCAAGGAATAGACTGACTGACCCATCACAGCATCAGCGCTGGGAGCCTCAATCATGGCAAGTCCAGCTGCATTCATATCCAGTAGGGTGCCGTCAGCTGCCACGAGCTTCACGCATTCCGGTTCGGTTTCGATGATGGTTCGCAAGCGATGCTCGCTGTCTTTAAGCCGCTGTGCTGCCTGTTTGCGTTCGGTGATGTCTTCGACTGTGCCAACATGACCAATCAGTTTGCCCTTGTCCGAGAACATAGGCGATGAGCGGATGTGAACCCAGCGAACCGTTCCTTCCTTGGTTTGGAAGCGAAACTCGTCGGAGTATTCGCGACCTTCACGAGTACTCTTTGACCAATCTGCAAATACTCTCTCCCGATCTTCCGGATAAACCGACTGCGACCAACCCACTCCCAAGCTTTCCTCAAGAGTAAAACCACAGATAGCCTGACAGCGTGGATTCGTGTAGGTGCAACGACCCTCGACATCTGTGAGAAAAATGCCGACGGGTGAGCAAGCACTCAAAGACTGAAACCGCTGTTCGTTCTCCCGCAACCTTTGCTCTGCTTGCTGGGCAAGAATGATGTCGCGCACGCAGGGCAGGTTCCCTGATTCTTGTTCTTGGTCAGGGAAGGGTGTGACAAAAAGCTGTGGGTCAAATGGTTCGCCCCTCCAAGGGCAGAGACGAGCGGCCGATAATTCTTCTAAGAAGGCACCTACTTCCTGCAAAACTTCCTCCAGCCAATTTTGTTGTGGCAAAGGCAATTGATTTACATTTTGGTGTAGCGAGAGCCAGTGATTACGCTCGGCGCACTGGCGAAGCCGATCGCGCATGGCTTCTATTTGATCAGCAAATTCTTCCACTTGCAAGGCTGCCTCCTTCTGTATTGCTCTATCTGCCAAAATGTGTCATATCCCTTCAGCTTATTGGTGATCTGACTTGACAAAGCTAGATTTTTTAAATTAAAGATACTTTTGATAATTTCAAAAAATAAAAACTCTTTAATTTTTATTTTTGTTTATTAAGATTTGGCTGCATCTACTACAAGTAGTAATTTTAAGCAAGAGTCACGGCTTTGGATGGTACTCTACAGCGATGTTTCGGGAAAAGAGGTAATCACACTTGTACACCAAAGATTTTTAGGGAAATTAGTCAACTAACTCTCTATCTAAAGAGAGGTTTCACTGGATAAATTAATTTTACTCTCTCAGGATTTATGAAGTAGCCTATTAAAATTTCGGTTTCAGTAACCGTGTAATTTCCCCAAAATCGCGATCGCGCCTTTAAGCCCGATTTCATCACCCAATAAACAGGCGCTTCCTGATGTAGAAGCGCCCAAGACAGTGCCACTCCTATGAGTTCGAGGGTGTGGATAGACTCGAACGCGGGAGTCTTGTGGCAGAACTAGGTGAATTGACGCTGGGATTGAATTGAGCCGTTCTCGACTGAAGGAAGACCGAGAGACTGAGGGGTTTGTTCTGAAGAGTGATTTTGGATGCGATCGCCACTGTGCACATCAAACCAATGAATCGCTTGCGGTGACATGGATAGGCTCACCTCTTCTCCTTCCCACGCCTGATGCGCCGGCAACAAAGCCCGTATCCTCACCTCTGAACCCTTCACCATAACGCTGATTAAATTCTGCATCCCCAAGTTTTCCACCAAGAAAATGCGACCCTGAACCGTCACCCGATCCTCTGGGCTGGCAAGGTGAACATCTTCTGGACGAATGCCCAGAACAACCTGTGAAGGCGGTGTGGGTAAGTTGGGTATCGGAATCCTAAACTCACCTAAGATCGCTTGATTGCCTTGGCAGGAGAGAGTCAATAGGTTCATTTGGGGGCTACCGACAAAACCCGCCACAAATTGGTTAGCCGGTCTGGTGTAGATTTCCTGGGGCGGTGCCAACTGTTGCAAGTTCCCGTCGTAGAGTACAGCCACTTTGCTAGAAAGAGTCATGGCTTCCGTCTGGTCGTGAGTCACATAAACCACAGGTGCCTGCTGCTTCTCGAATAGCTGTTTTAAATCCGCCCGCACTTGCTCCCGCAACAAGGCATCCAGGTTACTCAAAGGTTCATCCAACAAAAAGACATCCGGTTGGCGCACCAGAGCACGAGCGAGAGCAACCCGTTGCCGTTGCCCCCCCGACATCTGACCCGGTTTGCGATCCATTAAGCTTTGTAGCCCCAGCTTCTGGGCTACATCCTCGACGCGCCGCCGGATTTCA contains:
- a CDS encoding ABC transporter ATP-binding protein, which encodes MANLELINLNKTYTPKVIPVKDISIDVNEGEFLTLLGPSGCGKSTLLRLIAGLEPPTRGRVVINGRDVSRVGPGKRNIAMVFQSYALYPHMTVADNIAAGLRLRKMPSDEIRRRVEDVAQKLGLQSLMDRKPGQMSGGQRQRVALARALVRQPDVFLLDEPLSNLDALLREQVRADLKQLFEKQQAPVVYVTHDQTEAMTLSSKVAVLYDGNLQQLAPPQEIYTRPANQFVAGFVGSPQMNLLTLSCQGNQAILGEFRIPIPNLPTPPSQVVLGIRPEDVHLASPEDRVTVQGRIFLVENLGMQNLISVMVKGSEVRIRALLPAHQAWEGEEVSLSMSPQAIHWFDVHSGDRIQNHSSEQTPQSLGLPSVENGSIQSQRQFT